Below is a window of Jonesiaceae bacterium BS-20 DNA.
TTCAGGGTCAAAGGGTTTGTGAACTCTGGCGCTACAGAATCATCAGCGGTGCTGGCTGCTACTTGCATGCTGATGTTACTCGCCAAATTCAGAGCACCGTCCGGGGTCACCCCACTTTGCACAAACGGGCCAATCGCAAGTGCCCCCGCTGTGATTGCAGCAAAAATTTGCTTATACAACTAGTCCTCCACGTTGAGCTGTTGAATTGTTTTGATTGGCAAAGCACAGGGTTGGCGCCTCAATAGAGGCGCCAACCCCCGCTTGTCATGCTTTGAAATATGAGCCGATGCCTGCGCAGTTTCCAGCAGTACGCTGACTACACTGACTACACTGGCTTTTTCTTGGGGCTAGTAATTACGGTTTGAGCTCTCCCGACGGCAATTTCAGTGTTATATCCGGGCCTACCGGTTCACCAAAGACCGGCTTGGTCCCTTCCCACTCAAATGGCTGCATTCGGAGCACTCGGTCCCATCCGGAACCAGGCGCCCTCGACGCGTGGTAGATCATCCAGTCTTCGGTGCCGTCTGGGGACACCACGAACGATCCATGGCCAACCCCAGTGACTTTGTCTGTTTTCCCAAACAACGCGTGCGGTGTCTTGACCCAGTTAAGCGGGTCGAGGACATCGCCGCCTTGGAAGGTGAGAGCACCGTAGGCATAATCGTCAGTCCAACTGCCCGAGGCAGAATAGATAACGTGCGTTGTGTCTTCCTTGACTAGGACCTGCGGGCCTTCCTGGATTGGCATGGCCATCTTCTCCCAAGTCTCGGTTGGCTCCGAAAGCTTTACTCGCTCTGCTGCCAACGTTGTTGGCGAGTCCATAGGTGCGATGTAGAGGTTTTGTTGTCCATCTTCCTCCGCCTCCCACCCAGACCACAAGAAGTAACGCTGGCCTTCTAGGTCTACGACCGTGCCATCAATCGCCCAGAAGTCCTCCCGCATTGCTACCGGCCCCAGATCCGTGTAACTACCCAAGGGATCCATGGAGTCAGACTTCAGCACAAACATGCGGTGGTTTGCGTTATCGCCATCACAAGTTGTGGCCGCGTAATAGACGTACCATGCGTCGTCAAGGAGGTGCAGTTCGGGTGCCCATACATCTTTGCAGTTAGCACCGGCGGTTGGAGTGTCCCAGATCTTCTCAGTGACACTAGATTTGAAAATTCCTGTAAGGTTGCCTGGTTCTGATTGGGTAACCCAAAGTCCACCATTTTTAGATTCAACCGCAAGATACCCGTCACCATGGTTAATGACGTAAGGATCATTTCCAATCGTCGAAACAGGATTGGTAAAACTGTCCTCAGGACTACTGGCGACCAATTCACTTTCCTTCGAGGTTGAGCAAGCACTGAGCAGTAGCCCTAATGACAAGACTGAAACGGCTGCTAACACCTTGGTCAACAACGATTACCCCTTAATTCCACTCGCGGCCACGGACTCAATGATCTTGCGCTGCACCAAAATAAATACAATCAGCGCCGGAACACTAGCCAGCACTGCCCCTGCCATGATCAGCGGTTGGTTAGCAATGTAGGTGCTTTGCAGCAGCGGCAAACCAGCCGGGAGCGTGAGTTTCGAATTTGTGTACAAGACATAGACCGGCCATAAGAAGTCATTCCAACTTGCCAAGAAGGTCAAGACTGCAAGCGTGGACAGGCCAGCTTGGGCTAGCGGCAGCATGATTGACGCAAAGATACGGAAGTCTCCAGCACCATCAAGTTTGGCTGCCTCATCAAGTTCTCTGGGGAGCCCACTGAAGAACTGGCGCATGAAGAACACCCCAAATGCGCCACCAACACTAGGCAAAATAAGTGCCAGTAGTGAGTCCAGCAGACCTAACTCATTGATGATGAGGTAGTTGGGCACAAGAAAGATGAACCCGGGCAAGAATAGGGTGCCGATTACCAAAGAAAATACTAGGGACCGGCCCCGGAACGTAAACCAGGCCAAGGCATAGCCCGCCAATGCA
It encodes the following:
- a CDS encoding glycoside hydrolase family 43 protein, which codes for MLAAVSVLSLGLLLSACSTSKESELVASSPEDSFTNPVSTIGNDPYVINHGDGYLAVESKNGGLWVTQSEPGNLTGIFKSSVTEKIWDTPTAGANCKDVWAPELHLLDDAWYVYYAATTCDGDNANHRMFVLKSDSMDPLGSYTDLGPVAMREDFWAIDGTVVDLEGQRYFLWSGWEAEEDGQQNLYIAPMDSPTTLAAERVKLSEPTETWEKMAMPIQEGPQVLVKEDTTHVIYSASGSWTDDYAYGALTFQGGDVLDPLNWVKTPHALFGKTDKVTGVGHGSFVVSPDGTEDWMIYHASRAPGSGWDRVLRMQPFEWEGTKPVFGEPVGPDITLKLPSGELKP
- a CDS encoding carbohydrate ABC transporter permease — its product is MSNQLDAPPKDNVAVVAKRARKSVFYMVLSAVGLMFVAPLVWMISTSFKTQNEAVTSTSLIPDSLTFENYAPLLQWEGKAPVLRWFFNSVLTSSLTTVLVVITAALAGYALAWFTFRGRSLVFSLVIGTLFLPGFIFLVPNYLIINELGLLDSLLALILPSVGGAFGVFFMRQFFSGLPRELDEAAKLDGAGDFRIFASIMLPLAQAGLSTLAVLTFLASWNDFLWPVYVLYTNSKLTLPAGLPLLQSTYIANQPLIMAGAVLASVPALIVFILVQRKIIESVAASGIKG